Within the Actinomyces sp. Marseille-P3109 genome, the region CAATTAGGCTGGGGTAACCAATCGGCAGAGAATCGAAATGCCCTCGATCTTCGAATTCTACGCCTGCGTCGTCGCCTCAGATTTGTGTCCTTGCGGGTCGTGACGGCATGGGGGAAGGGGTATATATTGGAGGCGGAAGAACAAGATAAAATATAAGTGAGGTGCAAGGTGTTTCTCGGACTGGGGAATTTATTTTTTGTGAGTCGTTGGGGTGGACATCGCGCCAGCAGCGAAGTGCTCAGAGGGGTTGCTTGGACTGCTGGGTGTTTGTCGGACACTGCTTTTTTGGGGTTTCAGGCTGCCCTGATTAGGCCCAGGAATTCTTGCTCGACCTCGTTAGGCGTGCGGTATCCCAGGGCTGAGCGAAGGCGCGCATAATTGTATCTCAGCTCGATCCATGAGGCAATATTGTTGATCGCCTTGTCCTTCGTGGGGTACACCATTCTATGCACTCTTTCGTTCTTGAGCGTGGCATTGAAGGATTCTGCCCACGCATTGTCCAAGCGCACTCCGGTACGCCCCACGGGCGGGC harbors:
- a CDS encoding winged helix-turn-helix domain-containing protein produces the protein MAASEAVLMRELVDNFGSLVSRSKLMQLGWGNQSAENRNALDLRILRLRRRLRFVSLRVVTAWGKGYILEAEEQDKI
- a CDS encoding integrase core domain-containing protein, whose translation is MDHLKTYGIRPPVGRTGVRLDNAWAESFNATLKNERVHRMVYPTKDKAINNIASWIELRYNYARLRSALGYRTPNEVEQEFLGLIRAA